A part of Terriglobales bacterium genomic DNA contains:
- a CDS encoding isochorismatase family cysteine hydrolase: MRFVFWDEDTQVDFIHPGGKLYVPGAEAILPNLKRLTDWAVQHKILIVATTDAHPPDSAEFANWPPHCVVGTAGQQKVAETRVPDPFLIPNHPAAVPQRVEDYAQVILEKDSLDNFTNPNAEALLERIGKDAQIVLYGVVTEICVAIAARGLLDRGFSLWLVRDAAHHLDRAKGRAAMEEIERRGARLVTTDQVIGELAVLTAA, encoded by the coding sequence ATGAGGTTCGTTTTTTGGGACGAAGATACGCAAGTGGACTTCATCCATCCCGGCGGCAAGCTGTATGTGCCGGGCGCGGAAGCCATCCTGCCCAACCTGAAACGGCTCACCGACTGGGCCGTCCAGCACAAGATCCTGATTGTGGCCACCACGGACGCTCACCCACCGGATTCGGCTGAGTTCGCGAACTGGCCGCCGCATTGCGTGGTCGGCACTGCGGGACAACAAAAGGTCGCCGAGACGCGCGTACCGGATCCTTTCCTGATTCCTAACCATCCTGCTGCGGTTCCGCAGCGCGTGGAGGACTACGCGCAGGTCATCCTCGAAAAAGACAGCCTCGATAACTTCACCAACCCGAACGCGGAAGCTCTTCTGGAGCGCATCGGCAAGGATGCGCAGATCGTGCTTTATGGCGTGGTAACGGAGATCTGCGTGGCTATCGCTGCCCGCGGCCTGCTCGACCGCGGCTTCAGCCTGTGGCTGGTGCGCGACGCCGCCCATCACCTCGACCGGGCCAAGGGCCGCGCCGCCATGGAAGAGATCGAACGCCGGGGAGCAAGGCTCGTGACTACCGATCAGGTGATCGGCGAACTCGCCGTCCTCACCGCGGCTTAG